A window of the Miscanthus floridulus cultivar M001 chromosome 14, ASM1932011v1, whole genome shotgun sequence genome harbors these coding sequences:
- the LOC136504249 gene encoding transcription factor VIP1-like isoform X2, which yields MDPRFALPAAPAPSTGGGFARGHHRRALSETFLRFPDADLLLDPDGDFSFSDLDFPSLSDDSPAASDPTPPPPPLPQRQQQQQQQQQQQQAAPAPAPRPPGGGAHTRSLSLDAAFFEGLSFQGPSGSGSASGGPGHKRSGSMDGATSPFEGESALSGGLPDYAKKAMPAERIAELALIDPKRAKRILANRQSAARSKERKIKYTSELERKVQTLQTEATTLSAQLTLLQRDTTGLTTENRELKLRLQSMEEQAKLRDVLIS from the exons ATGGACCCGCGCTTCGCGCTGCCGGCCGCGCCGGCGCCGTCCACGGGGGGCGGCTTCGCGCGGGGGCACCACCGGCGGGCGCTCTCGGAGACGTTCCTCCGGTTCCCCGACGCGGACCTGCTCCTGGACCCGGACGGCGACTTCTCCTTCTCCGACCTCGACTTCCCCTCGCTCTCCGACGACTCCCCGGCCGCCTCCGACCCCACCCCTCCGCCCCCGCCGCTGCCGCAGcgacagcaacagcagcagcagcagcagcagcagcagcaggcggcccCGGCCCCGGCGCCCCGCCCGCCCGGCGGCGGGGCCCACACGCGGAGCCTCTCCCTCGACGCCGCCTTCTTCGAGGGCCTCTCGTTCCAGGGACCCAGCGGGAGCGGGAGCGCCTCGGGTGGGCCCGGGCACAAGAGGAGCGGCTCCATGGATGGGGCCACCTCGCCGTTCGAGGGCGAGTCGGCGCTCTCCGGCGGCCTGCCGGACTACGCCAAGAAGGCCATGCCCGCCGAGAGGATCGCCGAGCTCGCGCTCATCGACCCCAAGCGCGCAAAAAG GATTCTGGCGAACAGGCAGTCTGCAGCGAGGTCAAAGGAGAGGAAGATCAAGTACACTAGTGAACTGGAGAGGAAGGTCCAGACTCTGCAGACGGAGGCCACTACGCTGTCAGCGCAGCTCACCCTGCTCCAG AGGGATACAACTGGTTTAACTACTGAAAACAGAGAGCTCAAGCTTCGGTTGCAGTCCATGGAAGAGCAAGCTAAACTGCGAGATG TTCTAATTTCCTAG
- the LOC136504249 gene encoding transcription factor VIP1-like isoform X1, giving the protein MDPRFALPAAPAPSTGGGFARGHHRRALSETFLRFPDADLLLDPDGDFSFSDLDFPSLSDDSPAASDPTPPPPPLPQRQQQQQQQQQQQQAAPAPAPRPPGGGAHTRSLSLDAAFFEGLSFQGPSGSGSASGGPGHKRSGSMDGATSPFEGESALSGGLPDYAKKAMPAERIAELALIDPKRAKRILANRQSAARSKERKIKYTSELERKVQTLQTEATTLSAQLTLLQRDTTGLTTENRELKLRLQSMEEQAKLRDALNEALREEVERLKIAAGQVGNMYGNPFNGGLQQQIPSYFAQQQQQQMSYFGGHQAQHHNQNHRHQSPSNGGQSLSGQSLNDSMDFI; this is encoded by the exons ATGGACCCGCGCTTCGCGCTGCCGGCCGCGCCGGCGCCGTCCACGGGGGGCGGCTTCGCGCGGGGGCACCACCGGCGGGCGCTCTCGGAGACGTTCCTCCGGTTCCCCGACGCGGACCTGCTCCTGGACCCGGACGGCGACTTCTCCTTCTCCGACCTCGACTTCCCCTCGCTCTCCGACGACTCCCCGGCCGCCTCCGACCCCACCCCTCCGCCCCCGCCGCTGCCGCAGcgacagcaacagcagcagcagcagcagcagcagcagcaggcggcccCGGCCCCGGCGCCCCGCCCGCCCGGCGGCGGGGCCCACACGCGGAGCCTCTCCCTCGACGCCGCCTTCTTCGAGGGCCTCTCGTTCCAGGGACCCAGCGGGAGCGGGAGCGCCTCGGGTGGGCCCGGGCACAAGAGGAGCGGCTCCATGGATGGGGCCACCTCGCCGTTCGAGGGCGAGTCGGCGCTCTCCGGCGGCCTGCCGGACTACGCCAAGAAGGCCATGCCCGCCGAGAGGATCGCCGAGCTCGCGCTCATCGACCCCAAGCGCGCAAAAAG GATTCTGGCGAACAGGCAGTCTGCAGCGAGGTCAAAGGAGAGGAAGATCAAGTACACTAGTGAACTGGAGAGGAAGGTCCAGACTCTGCAGACGGAGGCCACTACGCTGTCAGCGCAGCTCACCCTGCTCCAG AGGGATACAACTGGTTTAACTACTGAAAACAGAGAGCTCAAGCTTCGGTTGCAGTCCATGGAAGAGCAAGCTAAACTGCGAGATG CTTTGAATGAAGCCCTGCGAGAAGAAGTCGAGCGACTTAAGATAGCTGCAGGACAAGTCGGGAACATGTATGGGAACCCCTTCAATGGTGGACTCCAGCAGCAGATTCCATCCTATttcgcgcagcagcagcagcagcagatgtcgTACTTTGGTGGCCACCAGGCTCAGCATCACAATCAAAACCATCGTCACCAGAGTCCATCAAATGGGGGGCAGTCGCTCAGTGGTCAGTCCCTAAACGACTCCATGGATTTCATTTGA
- the LOC136504249 gene encoding transcription factor VIP1-like isoform X3, with protein MDPRFALPAAPAPSTGGGFARGHHRRALSETFLRFPDADLLLDPDGDFSFSDLDFPSLSDDSPAASDPTPPPPPLPQRQQQQQQQQQQQQAAPAPAPRPPGGGAHTRSLSLDAAFFEGLSFQGPSGSGSASGGPGHKRSGSMDGATSPFEGESALSGGLPDYAKKAMPAERIAELALIDPKRAKRILANRQSAARSKERKIKYTSELERKVQTLQTEATTLSAQLTLLQRDTTGLTTENRELKLRLQSMEEQAKLRDEQF; from the exons ATGGACCCGCGCTTCGCGCTGCCGGCCGCGCCGGCGCCGTCCACGGGGGGCGGCTTCGCGCGGGGGCACCACCGGCGGGCGCTCTCGGAGACGTTCCTCCGGTTCCCCGACGCGGACCTGCTCCTGGACCCGGACGGCGACTTCTCCTTCTCCGACCTCGACTTCCCCTCGCTCTCCGACGACTCCCCGGCCGCCTCCGACCCCACCCCTCCGCCCCCGCCGCTGCCGCAGcgacagcaacagcagcagcagcagcagcagcagcagcaggcggcccCGGCCCCGGCGCCCCGCCCGCCCGGCGGCGGGGCCCACACGCGGAGCCTCTCCCTCGACGCCGCCTTCTTCGAGGGCCTCTCGTTCCAGGGACCCAGCGGGAGCGGGAGCGCCTCGGGTGGGCCCGGGCACAAGAGGAGCGGCTCCATGGATGGGGCCACCTCGCCGTTCGAGGGCGAGTCGGCGCTCTCCGGCGGCCTGCCGGACTACGCCAAGAAGGCCATGCCCGCCGAGAGGATCGCCGAGCTCGCGCTCATCGACCCCAAGCGCGCAAAAAG GATTCTGGCGAACAGGCAGTCTGCAGCGAGGTCAAAGGAGAGGAAGATCAAGTACACTAGTGAACTGGAGAGGAAGGTCCAGACTCTGCAGACGGAGGCCACTACGCTGTCAGCGCAGCTCACCCTGCTCCAG AGGGATACAACTGGTTTAACTACTGAAAACAGAGAGCTCAAGCTTCGGTTGCAGTCCATGGAAGAGCAAGCTAAACTGCGAGATG AACAGTTCTAA